The following coding sequences are from one Streptomyces angustmyceticus window:
- a CDS encoding ATP-binding protein → MHKEIQTLCARTAFYRRERRSVSRARAFARAALIAWDLRHLMDDVLLCVSELATNALLHGVPPGRGYRLCLSLDEDGLLRVELHDSGGGEPRVPAPVSGDGGAEGESGRGLLLVSALADAWGVGERVPGKIVWCEFRAYGKGYGRP, encoded by the coding sequence ATGCACAAGGAGATTCAGACGCTCTGCGCCCGTACGGCGTTCTACCGGCGCGAGCGCCGATCCGTGTCGCGGGCCAGGGCGTTCGCCCGTGCCGCGTTGATCGCGTGGGACCTGCGGCACCTCATGGACGATGTCCTGCTCTGCGTGAGCGAGCTGGCCACCAACGCCCTGCTGCACGGCGTCCCGCCCGGTCGCGGCTACCGGCTGTGCCTGTCGCTGGACGAGGACGGGCTGCTGCGCGTCGAGCTGCACGACAGTGGTGGCGGGGAGCCGCGGGTGCCGGCACCGGTGTCCGGCGACGGGGGAGCGGAGGGCGAGTCCGGGCGGGGGCTGCTGCTGGTCTCCGCGCTCGCCGACGCGTGGGGCGTCGGCGAGCGCGTGCCGGGGAAGATCGTGTGGTGCGAGTTCCGCGCTTACGGCAAGGGTTACGGCAGGCCGTGA
- a CDS encoding serine hydrolase domain-containing protein has protein sequence MAASAVLALAVPTAHAAAPRAAPAAGCAATRGAVAGSLDALVTRYGVPGAAAEAVEPGCGRWTAARGVADLGSGRPMNAGDRLRIGSITKTFTATVVVQLAAEGRLGLDDPVERHLPGLIRGNGYDGRTISVRDLLQHTSGLPDYTESLGRRPVEEWRFRHFAPRELIAAALKMPHPQGKWHYATTNALLAGLVVEKATGRGVETEVTRRILRPLGLRDTYWPGDTTRIRGPHSHSYFPDPGRRDSDRQGSGREGTGREGTGREGSGREGSGRAGTGRAGPGQQGHARPQGAPLVDGTAWNTTFGGAGGALISTPADVNRFYRGLFGGRLVPAHWLAEMKRTVPADPRRLWPGARYGLGLIASPLSCGGMWWGHSGTVPGGHRALGASTPDGRGIALALTKVPDTDRAEDAFRAVVDRAFCAPGRTHQPKETE, from the coding sequence GTGGCGGCCTCGGCCGTGTTGGCGCTCGCCGTGCCGACGGCGCACGCGGCGGCTCCCCGGGCGGCCCCCGCGGCCGGCTGCGCCGCCACCCGCGGTGCGGTCGCCGGCTCCCTGGACGCCCTGGTGACCCGGTACGGGGTTCCCGGCGCGGCCGCCGAGGCGGTCGAGCCGGGATGCGGCCGGTGGACGGCGGCCCGCGGCGTCGCCGACCTGGGCAGCGGCCGCCCGATGAACGCCGGGGACCGGCTGCGGATCGGCAGCATCACCAAGACGTTCACCGCCACGGTCGTGGTGCAGCTCGCCGCGGAGGGCCGGCTCGGACTGGACGACCCGGTGGAGCGCCATCTGCCCGGACTGATCCGGGGCAACGGCTACGACGGGCGCACCATCTCCGTACGCGACCTCCTCCAGCACACCAGCGGCCTTCCCGACTACACCGAATCCCTCGGCCGGCGCCCCGTGGAGGAGTGGCGGTTCCGCCACTTCGCGCCCCGCGAACTGATCGCCGCCGCCCTGAAGATGCCGCACCCGCAGGGGAAGTGGCACTACGCCACCACCAACGCCCTCCTCGCCGGACTCGTCGTCGAGAAGGCCACCGGGCGCGGCGTCGAGACGGAGGTGACCCGCCGGATCCTCCGGCCCCTCGGGCTGCGCGACACCTACTGGCCCGGCGACACCACGCGCATCCGGGGCCCGCACTCGCACAGTTACTTCCCCGACCCCGGCCGGCGGGACTCCGACCGGCAGGGATCCGGCCGAGAGGGCACCGGCCGAGAGGGCACCGGCCGAGAGGGCTCCGGGCGAGAGGGCTCCGGGCGAGCGGGCACCGGGCGAGCGGGGCCGGGACAGCAGGGCCATGCGCGGCCGCAGGGGGCGCCCCTGGTGGACGGCACCGCATGGAACACCACCTTCGGCGGCGCGGGCGGCGCGCTGATCTCCACCCCCGCCGATGTGAACCGGTTCTACCGCGGCCTGTTCGGCGGGAGGCTGGTGCCCGCGCACTGGCTCGCCGAGATGAAGCGCACCGTCCCCGCCGACCCGCGGCGGCTGTGGCCCGGAGCCCGGTACGGGCTCGGCCTGATCGCCTCCCCGCTGTCGTGCGGCGGGATGTGGTGGGGGCACAGCGGGACGGTGCCCGGCGGACACCGCGCGCTCGGCGCGAGCACCCCCGACGGCCGCGGCATCGCCCTCGCCCTCACCAAGGTGCCGGACACCGACCGGGCGGAGGACGCCTTCCGCGCCGTCGTCGACCGCGCGTTCTGCGCCCCCGGCCGTACTCACCAGCCCAAGGAGACCGAGTGA
- a CDS encoding helix-turn-helix domain-containing protein, whose protein sequence is MHPANKPKRITSWHVIGAQLSHFRKAARITQPELAEQVGLHEDTIGSIEQGRRPLKIDLAETLDEILGTKGALAVAVAKVPEREKLPAFVQDLVEHEEEALTLLSYENQVVPGLLQTEPYARATFDSLYPPLDEGQTEEWVSGRIDRQKLLERKKPRPMLNFILEEVVLHRPIGDPEVLRAQLHHLRSCAELPFLGLQVMPTARRSHASLDGPLVLLETPEHEHLAYIEAQRISFLVDDPDQVSVYQQVYGMLRSQALTPDETKGLLDDLLGES, encoded by the coding sequence ATGCACCCGGCGAACAAACCGAAGAGGATCACTTCCTGGCATGTGATCGGCGCCCAGCTGAGCCACTTCCGGAAGGCCGCCCGCATCACCCAGCCCGAACTGGCCGAACAGGTCGGGCTCCACGAGGACACGATCGGCTCCATCGAGCAGGGCCGTCGGCCACTGAAGATCGACCTTGCCGAAACTCTCGACGAAATCCTCGGTACGAAGGGGGCTTTGGCGGTCGCGGTGGCCAAGGTCCCGGAACGGGAGAAGCTGCCCGCGTTCGTCCAGGACCTGGTGGAACACGAGGAGGAGGCCCTGACGCTGCTGTCGTACGAAAACCAGGTGGTCCCTGGGCTGTTGCAGACCGAGCCCTACGCACGAGCCACCTTCGATTCCCTCTACCCACCGTTGGACGAGGGCCAGACCGAGGAGTGGGTTTCCGGACGCATCGACCGACAGAAATTGCTGGAGCGCAAAAAGCCTCGGCCCATGCTCAACTTCATCCTCGAAGAGGTGGTGCTCCACCGGCCGATCGGTGACCCGGAAGTCCTCCGCGCACAGCTGCACCATCTCCGATCATGCGCCGAACTCCCCTTCTTAGGACTCCAGGTCATGCCGACGGCCCGGCGTTCCCATGCCTCTCTGGACGGCCCGCTGGTCCTGCTGGAAACCCCCGAACACGAACACCTCGCCTACATCGAAGCGCAACGGATCAGCTTCCTGGTCGACGACCCAGATCAGGTCAGCGTGTATCAACAGGTATATGGGATGCTGCGATCGCAGGCCCTCACCCCCGATGAGACGAAGGGCCTGCTGGACGACTTGCTAGGAGAGTCATGA
- a CDS encoding COG4705 family protein, whose amino-acid sequence MSQSSGETLARPVGAGRSRIPVPEGGPLPGLSKVPQVTALFWGVKVLTTGMGETASDYLGRTLGPIPAGSLGLAGLAALLILQFRTTRYRPWIYWSAIVMVSVFGTMAADVVHVIAGIPYTVSVIAFSAGLAAILTAWYATEGTLSIHSVRTRRRETFYWATVLATFALGTAVGDLTAGTLHWGYLPSALLFTALIAVPALSGRFLGLNAVAAFWWAYVLTRPLGASFADWMGVSTARGGLGWGTGPVTLALIVPIVLLVGYLAISHKDTPAGRPAKDATA is encoded by the coding sequence ATGTCGCAGTCGAGCGGCGAGACACTGGCCCGGCCCGTGGGCGCGGGACGCTCCCGCATCCCCGTGCCCGAGGGTGGACCCCTGCCGGGCCTGAGCAAGGTCCCGCAGGTCACAGCCCTGTTCTGGGGAGTGAAAGTCCTCACCACCGGCATGGGCGAGACGGCCTCGGACTACCTCGGCCGGACGCTCGGCCCGATACCGGCCGGCAGCCTGGGACTCGCCGGGCTGGCGGCCCTGCTGATCCTCCAGTTCCGGACCACCCGCTACCGGCCCTGGATCTACTGGTCCGCCATCGTCATGGTCAGCGTGTTCGGCACCATGGCCGCCGATGTCGTCCACGTCATCGCCGGCATCCCCTATACGGTCTCGGTGATCGCCTTCTCCGCCGGGCTGGCCGCGATCCTGACGGCCTGGTACGCCACCGAGGGAACGCTCTCCATCCACAGCGTCCGCACCCGCCGCCGCGAGACGTTCTACTGGGCGACGGTGCTCGCCACCTTCGCCCTCGGCACGGCGGTCGGCGACCTCACCGCCGGCACCCTCCACTGGGGCTACCTGCCGTCCGCCCTCCTGTTCACCGCCCTCATCGCGGTGCCCGCACTGTCCGGGCGCTTCCTCGGCCTCAACGCCGTCGCCGCGTTCTGGTGGGCGTACGTGCTGACCCGGCCGCTCGGGGCTTCCTTCGCCGACTGGATGGGCGTCTCCACCGCCCGCGGCGGCCTCGGCTGGGGAACGGGACCGGTCACGCTGGCACTCATCGTCCCGATCGTGCTGCTCGTGGGCTACCTGGCGATCAGTCACAAGGACACCCCGGCCGGGCGACCGGCCAAGGACGCCACCGCCTGA
- a CDS encoding methyltransferase domain-containing protein, which translates to MGRDSRTSQDQGYLLDNRQSEAGTRFEALSALFDASTFRHFETVGIDKGWHCWEVGAGGPTVPAWLAERVGPGGRVLATDIDVSWIGTAGAEGVEVLRHDVALDAPPEGLFDLIHARLVLVHVADRDAALRSMIRALRPGGRLLIEDADPALIPQICPDAYGPEQELANRMRRGFRRLLEQRGADLSYGRKLPRLLRAAGLVEVEADAYFPVTSPACAVLEAASVRQVRDKLVAEGLATEEEIERHLAAVASGRLDVGTSPMISAWGRRPAEDGLG; encoded by the coding sequence ATGGGTCGCGACAGCCGCACGTCTCAGGACCAGGGGTACCTTCTCGACAACCGGCAGAGCGAGGCGGGCACCCGCTTCGAGGCGCTGTCGGCCCTCTTCGACGCCTCCACGTTCCGTCACTTCGAGACGGTGGGGATCGACAAGGGGTGGCACTGCTGGGAGGTCGGGGCCGGCGGGCCGACCGTCCCCGCGTGGCTCGCCGAGCGCGTCGGCCCCGGCGGGCGGGTGCTCGCCACGGACATCGACGTCTCCTGGATCGGGACCGCCGGCGCCGAGGGCGTCGAGGTGCTCCGCCACGACGTCGCCCTCGACGCGCCCCCGGAGGGGCTCTTCGACCTGATCCACGCCCGCCTCGTCCTCGTCCACGTCGCCGACCGCGACGCCGCCCTGCGCTCCATGATCCGAGCGTTGCGCCCCGGTGGCCGGCTGCTGATCGAGGACGCCGACCCCGCGCTGATCCCGCAGATCTGCCCCGACGCGTACGGCCCCGAGCAGGAGCTGGCCAACCGGATGCGCCGCGGCTTCCGCCGGTTGCTGGAACAGCGCGGCGCCGACCTCTCCTACGGGCGCAAGCTGCCGCGGCTGCTGCGCGCGGCCGGCCTCGTCGAGGTCGAGGCCGACGCCTACTTCCCCGTCACCTCGCCCGCGTGCGCCGTCCTGGAGGCGGCCAGTGTGCGACAGGTACGGGACAAGCTCGTCGCCGAGGGCCTCGCCACGGAAGAGGAGATCGAGCGGCACCTCGCCGCCGTCGCGTCCGGGCGCCTCGATGTCGGCACCTCGCCGATGATCTCGGCCTGGGGCCGCCGCCCCGCCGAGGACGGCCTCGGGTAG
- a CDS encoding N,N-dimethylformamidase beta subunit family domain-containing protein yields MGDDPRHGERRRGRAERGDASGPVGPAGPGGAGHPDRAGGPGGLGRRRFLGVAAVGAAGLAAGVTAGCDATSGAGPGGGPTGGEQPDLAAERERPGNPDWRIRSAGPPDAVQGYTDKASVLPGEEFGLYVSTTAPGFRVAAYRVGWYRGAQARLVWRSGRVAGRRQRGPRLLPGTRGVRADWRRSLAVRADGWPPGAYLLRLDAEHGHQRYVPLIVRSAHATGRTVLMHAVATWQAYNAWGGYSLYRGADGAYGTRSLAVSFDRPYDTNGAGKFLVYERALVVLAERLGLPLAYTTGVDVHRDPSALRGATAALSPGHDEYWTPEQRLHVTRARDTGTNLAFLGANACFRRVRLEPGPSGALRTVVCYKTSYRDDPRFAGPHGAPPTHDFRQPPAAAPESALTGVFYEGYPTDAPYVVHSADHWLFAGTGVRRGDAFDHLVGVEYDRVTPQAPTPDRLEILAHSPLVCDGRSSHADSAYYTVPSGAGVFATGTMRWVEALMAGTREDGRDHGMDGRTGAFVTRTTENLLRAFAAGPAAKTRPAPRANVASVYGT; encoded by the coding sequence ATGGGCGACGACCCACGACACGGTGAGCGGCGCCGGGGCCGCGCGGAACGCGGTGACGCGAGCGGCCCCGTCGGCCCCGCCGGCCCGGGCGGTGCCGGACATCCGGACCGTGCGGGCGGCCCCGGCGGTCTGGGCCGCCGTCGGTTCCTCGGCGTCGCGGCCGTGGGCGCCGCCGGCCTCGCCGCTGGGGTGACCGCCGGCTGTGACGCCACGTCGGGCGCGGGTCCCGGCGGGGGTCCCACGGGCGGTGAGCAGCCGGACCTCGCCGCGGAGCGGGAGCGGCCGGGAAACCCCGACTGGCGGATCCGTTCGGCCGGTCCGCCCGACGCGGTGCAGGGCTACACCGACAAGGCGAGCGTCCTGCCGGGCGAGGAGTTCGGGCTGTATGTCTCGACCACCGCACCCGGGTTCCGTGTGGCGGCCTACCGGGTGGGCTGGTACCGAGGTGCCCAGGCCCGGCTGGTCTGGCGGTCGGGCCGGGTGGCCGGCCGGCGCCAGCGCGGCCCGCGGCTGCTGCCCGGGACCCGCGGCGTACGGGCCGACTGGCGGCGCAGCCTCGCGGTGCGCGCCGACGGCTGGCCGCCGGGCGCCTATCTGCTCCGGCTGGACGCCGAGCACGGCCACCAGCGGTACGTCCCGCTGATCGTCCGCTCGGCACACGCCACGGGCCGTACGGTGCTGATGCACGCGGTGGCCACCTGGCAGGCGTACAACGCGTGGGGCGGCTACAGCCTCTACCGCGGCGCGGACGGCGCGTACGGGACGCGGTCGCTGGCCGTCAGCTTCGACCGGCCCTACGACACCAACGGCGCCGGGAAGTTCCTGGTCTACGAGCGCGCGCTGGTGGTCCTGGCGGAACGGCTGGGCCTCCCGCTCGCCTACACCACCGGCGTGGACGTGCACCGCGACCCGTCGGCGCTGCGGGGCGCCACGGCGGCGCTCTCGCCCGGCCACGACGAGTACTGGACCCCGGAGCAGCGCCTGCACGTCACCCGGGCCCGCGACACCGGCACCAATCTGGCCTTCCTGGGGGCCAACGCCTGCTTCCGCCGGGTCAGGCTGGAGCCGGGACCGTCCGGCGCCCTGCGCACCGTGGTCTGCTACAAGACCTCCTACCGGGACGATCCGCGCTTCGCCGGTCCGCACGGGGCCCCGCCGACCCACGACTTCCGCCAACCGCCCGCCGCCGCCCCGGAGTCCGCCCTGACCGGCGTCTTCTACGAGGGCTACCCCACGGACGCGCCGTACGTCGTCCACAGTGCCGACCACTGGCTGTTCGCCGGCACCGGGGTGCGGCGCGGCGACGCCTTCGACCACCTCGTCGGGGTGGAGTACGACCGGGTCACCCCCCAGGCGCCCACGCCGGACCGGCTGGAGATCCTCGCCCACTCGCCGCTGGTCTGCGACGGCCGCAGCAGCCACGCGGACTCCGCCTACTACACCGTGCCGAGCGGCGCCGGGGTCTTCGCCACCGGCACGATGCGGTGGGTCGAGGCCCTCATGGCCGGGACGCGCGAGGACGGGCGTGACCACGGCATGGACGGCCGGACGGGAGCCTTCGTCACCCGCACCACCGAGAACCTGCTCCGCGCGTTCGCCGCGGGACCCGCCGCGAAGACCCGGCCGGCGCCCCGGGCCAACGTGGCGAGCGTGTACGGGACTTAG
- the gatB gene encoding Asp-tRNA(Asn)/Glu-tRNA(Gln) amidotransferase subunit GatB encodes MTVTDLVSYEDALASYDPVMGLEVHVELGTKTKMFCGCSTTLGADANSQTCPTCLGMPGSLPVVNAIGVESAIKIGLALNCSIAEWCRFARKNYFYPDMPKNFQTSQYDEPIAFDGYLDVQLEDGEIFRVHIERAHMEEDTGKSTHIGGATGRIQGARHSLLDYNRAGIPLIEIVTKPIEGAGERAPEVAKAYVAELRELIKALGVSEARMEMGQMRCDVNLSLRPQGTETFGTRSETKNVNSLRSVERAARFEIQRHAAVLSSGGTVVQETRHFHEEDGSTTAGRIKDNAEDYRYFPEPDLVPVAPSREWVEELRAALPELPRVRRNRLREEWGVSEHDMQSILNAGAVDLITATVDAGADSASARKWWMGELARRANEDGVDLDALPITPEQVARVTALVADGSLNDKLARQTIEGVLAGEGDPDTVVEKRGLKVVSDEGALGTAVDEAIAANAAIADKIRGGKVAAAGALVGAVMKATRGQADAARVRELILERLGAKE; translated from the coding sequence GTGACTGTCACTGACCTGGTGTCGTACGAGGACGCCCTCGCGTCCTACGACCCCGTCATGGGCCTGGAGGTCCATGTCGAGCTCGGCACCAAGACCAAGATGTTCTGCGGGTGTTCCACGACTCTCGGCGCGGACGCCAACTCGCAGACCTGCCCCACCTGCCTGGGCATGCCCGGCTCGCTGCCCGTCGTCAACGCGATCGGCGTCGAGTCCGCGATCAAGATCGGCCTCGCGCTGAACTGCTCCATCGCCGAATGGTGCCGTTTCGCCCGGAAGAACTACTTCTATCCGGACATGCCGAAGAACTTCCAGACCTCCCAGTACGACGAGCCGATCGCCTTCGACGGCTACCTCGACGTACAGCTGGAGGACGGGGAGATCTTCCGGGTGCACATCGAGCGCGCCCACATGGAGGAGGACACCGGCAAGTCCACCCACATCGGCGGCGCCACCGGCCGTATCCAGGGCGCCCGGCACTCCCTCCTGGACTACAACCGCGCCGGCATCCCGCTCATCGAGATCGTCACCAAGCCCATCGAGGGCGCGGGCGAGCGGGCCCCCGAGGTCGCCAAGGCGTACGTCGCCGAGCTGCGCGAGCTCATCAAGGCGCTGGGCGTCTCCGAGGCCCGGATGGAGATGGGCCAGATGCGCTGCGACGTGAACCTGTCGCTGCGCCCGCAGGGCACCGAGACGTTCGGTACGCGGTCGGAGACCAAGAACGTCAACTCCCTGCGCTCGGTGGAGCGTGCGGCCCGCTTCGAGATCCAGCGGCACGCCGCGGTGCTGTCCTCGGGCGGCACCGTCGTCCAGGAGACCCGGCACTTCCACGAGGAGGACGGCTCCACGACGGCCGGCCGCATCAAGGACAACGCCGAGGACTACCGCTACTTCCCCGAGCCGGACCTGGTGCCGGTGGCCCCCTCCCGCGAGTGGGTCGAGGAACTGCGGGCCGCGCTGCCCGAGCTGCCGCGGGTGCGCCGCAACCGGCTGCGCGAGGAGTGGGGCGTCTCCGAGCACGACATGCAGTCGATCCTCAACGCGGGCGCGGTCGACCTGATCACCGCCACCGTCGACGCCGGCGCGGACTCCGCCTCGGCCCGTAAGTGGTGGATGGGCGAACTGGCCCGCCGCGCCAACGAGGACGGCGTGGACCTGGACGCCCTGCCGATCACCCCCGAGCAGGTCGCCCGGGTCACCGCGCTGGTCGCGGACGGCTCCCTCAACGACAAGCTGGCCCGGCAGACCATCGAGGGCGTGCTGGCCGGCGAGGGCGACCCGGACACCGTCGTCGAGAAGCGCGGCCTGAAGGTCGTCTCCGACGAGGGCGCCCTGGGCACCGCCGTCGACGAGGCGATCGCCGCCAACGCCGCCATCGCCGACAAGATCCGCGGTGGCAAGGTGGCCGCGGCCGGTGCGCTGGTCGGCGCGGTCATGAAGGCCACGCGGGGCCAGGCCGACGCGGCCCGGGTGCGCGAACTGATTCTTGAGCGCCTTGGCGCGAAGGAATAA
- a CDS encoding alpha/beta fold hydrolase, giving the protein MTTLSPALRRASAAGLALAAACLTASPTPATATARPTAGHERAAATAGHAQGAGLDRYYRQRPVWGSCVQGPGDRTGHDLAKAGVRCADVTVPLDYADPRGRTITVAVSRLKATDTRHRIGSILLNNGGPGGPALESPPDIRTAMKEAGPRYDIIGFDPRFVGRSTPLDCHWPVGTSVLAAGLGRDSFERQVALQKGLADKCRATNAPVLPYISTRNTARDMDVIRGVLGERKISYLGYSYGTYLGTVYTQMFPGRFDRTVLDGALAPDDYNPRLLRGAEPENERALSAWAAWAARRDGTYGLGRSRAAVLATVHRIVVASGRGPLTVGTAPHAFRLDDTQVPSLLVAGIADDTARQRNTLAEQLSVLARAAAGRPTRLSPEFTVVLRGMLTGDDAKSPAAQSAIICGDKPAPRDPERYWRDIERHRARHPLFGPLTRNIGPCAFWDRPREAPTTVHRDAPALIVAATGDPRATYRSSRALHALLPSSKLVTLKGAHRHGLYGEYGNACVDGEVNRYLATGKLPENDRTCVKRAD; this is encoded by the coding sequence GTGACCACCCTCAGCCCGGCCCTGCGCCGCGCCTCGGCCGCGGGCCTCGCCCTCGCCGCCGCCTGCCTCACCGCTTCCCCCACTCCGGCCACGGCCACCGCGCGCCCCACAGCGGGCCACGAACGCGCCGCGGCCACCGCCGGGCACGCCCAAGGGGCCGGCCTTGACCGCTACTACCGGCAGCGTCCCGTCTGGGGCAGCTGCGTCCAGGGCCCCGGCGACAGGACGGGCCACGACCTGGCGAAGGCCGGCGTGCGGTGCGCGGACGTGACCGTGCCGCTGGACTACGCCGACCCCCGGGGCCGGACGATCACCGTCGCGGTCTCCCGGCTGAAGGCCACCGACACCCGGCACCGCATCGGCTCGATCCTCCTCAACAACGGCGGTCCGGGCGGCCCCGCCCTGGAGTCCCCGCCGGACATCCGCACGGCGATGAAGGAGGCCGGCCCCCGCTACGACATCATCGGCTTCGACCCGCGCTTCGTCGGCCGCAGCACCCCGCTGGACTGCCACTGGCCCGTCGGCACCAGCGTCCTCGCGGCCGGTCTCGGCCGGGACAGCTTCGAGCGGCAGGTCGCCCTGCAAAAGGGCCTGGCCGACAAGTGCCGGGCCACCAACGCGCCGGTGCTGCCGTACATCAGCACCCGCAACACGGCCCGCGACATGGACGTCATCCGCGGTGTGCTCGGCGAGCGGAAGATCTCCTACCTGGGCTACTCGTACGGCACCTACCTCGGCACCGTGTACACCCAGATGTTCCCCGGCCGCTTCGACCGGACGGTGCTCGACGGCGCCCTCGCCCCGGACGACTACAACCCCCGGCTGCTGCGGGGCGCCGAGCCCGAGAACGAGCGGGCCCTCTCCGCCTGGGCCGCCTGGGCCGCGCGCCGCGACGGAACCTACGGTCTGGGCCGCAGCCGCGCCGCCGTGCTCGCCACCGTCCACCGGATCGTCGTGGCGTCCGGGCGCGGCCCGCTCACGGTCGGCACCGCCCCCCACGCCTTCCGGCTCGACGACACCCAGGTGCCGTCCCTGCTCGTGGCCGGGATCGCGGACGACACCGCCCGGCAGCGGAACACCCTCGCCGAGCAGCTGTCCGTACTGGCCCGCGCCGCCGCCGGACGGCCGACCCGGCTGTCGCCGGAGTTCACCGTGGTGCTGCGGGGCATGCTGACCGGCGACGACGCGAAGTCCCCCGCGGCGCAGTCGGCGATCATCTGCGGGGACAAGCCGGCCCCGCGCGACCCCGAGCGCTACTGGCGGGACATCGAGCGCCACCGCGCCCGGCATCCGCTGTTCGGCCCGCTGACCCGCAACATCGGACCGTGCGCCTTCTGGGACCGGCCGCGCGAGGCGCCCACGACGGTGCACCGCGACGCCCCGGCGCTGATCGTGGCCGCCACGGGCGATCCGCGCGCCACGTACAGGAGCAGCCGGGCTCTGCACGCGCTGCTGCCGAGCTCCAAGCTGGTCACCCTCAAGGGCGCCCACCGCCACGGTCTCTACGGCGAATACGGCAACGCCTGCGTGGACGGCGAGGTCAACCGGTACCTGGCCACCGGCAAGCTGCCGGAGAACGACCGGACCTGCGTCAAGCGGGCCGACTAG
- a CDS encoding DUF397 domain-containing protein — MTSNAAQSRLHCLHWIKSSYSGSAGGNCLEIAYDWSKSTYSGSAGGDCLEVATCPHAIHVRDSKNPGGPMLTLSATAWASFLADVAR; from the coding sequence ATGACCAGCAATGCAGCCCAGTCCCGCCTCCACTGCCTTCACTGGATCAAGTCGAGCTACAGCGGTAGCGCCGGGGGCAACTGCCTCGAAATCGCCTACGACTGGAGCAAGTCCACCTACAGCGGCAGCGCAGGCGGCGACTGCCTCGAAGTGGCTACCTGCCCGCACGCCATCCACGTCCGCGACTCCAAGAACCCGGGCGGCCCGATGCTCACCCTGAGTGCCACGGCCTGGGCCTCGTTCCTGGCCGACGTCGCCCGCTGA